Within the Indicator indicator isolate 239-I01 chromosome 26, UM_Iind_1.1, whole genome shotgun sequence genome, the region ACAGAATGGATGCCTTGAAAGTCTTTTATGccttcactttatttttttacaacCAAATATATGCTTCTGTAGGATAAGTCAGTTGATGATGATGTCAGTGAAGGTCCCACATGACATCAGGAAGGCTGTCTGTGTGTAATTTCTCCTGTCCTCAGGTGCTTTTAGTGCTTCACCAAGTTGCGGAGCACTGAGTCTGCTGTTCTTTTGGGGACTGAAAACTATAAAATTTaacacagggctgagctgtgTTTAGGAATGACGGAAGTGTGTTACTTTGAGTGTATGCTCTGCCAATTTGAAACTTGTAGAATCAATTTTTTGTTGTAAAAACTACACACCAAGAGGAGCCCAATAGAAAACACTCAACATGGGAGGAGGAGCCCATTAAGGTGCCTGTGGGGCAGCCAGAGGACAGAATTATGTCTGGTTTCTGCACGACATGTGGTCCTGTAATTACAGACCAGTTGTAAAGCCATTGCAGATGGTTGTCCAGGCAACGGCAGTCCTGATTCTTTCCTTATCTCCGTAACCTAAATACTGTAATTGTTTTTACAAACCACACAGATAACCCAATTGAGCTCTTGGTGCTGGAAGGATAAAGCTGATGCTCCTGGTGTTTAACTCAGCATCCAAACCTCCTGCCTTCTTGGCTGAGCTCCtttggcagcaggagaggactggtgcagctcccagcactgacaGCCCAGGGGAGTGCAGAGGCACTGTACAGACCTTTCCTTCTCACTTCTGGTGGTTGGCCAGGGTCTGTGGCAgagttccctctgctgctgtcccccagaGAGTATTTCTTGTGCTGTGGCTTGAGTAATTCCCACCCAGTGGGTGCTACTACCTGACACTGCTCTCCCTATGGGCCTGGCTCTCTAGAACTTGCCTGTGCACCTATTTTTGTGTTGTCATCATGCTCCCGAGCTGCTCAAGAAGGCAGCTGGCATTCCAGCATCTTCAGAAAGCTTCGTAAGAATGGCAGCTTTCTTACTAAAGAAACCAGGAGTGTAGTTATGTGGAGTTAAGGACATAGCATTTCTGGAAAGTTCTGCTCATGTAGACCCAGCAGCCTCCATAAACCAGCTGTAGGTGGAGCAACACCATGTGCCCTGTCTGGAGCAGCTTGGGGCTCCCAGTATGCAGAGGGGTGGTGTTCATATAGTGGCATTCAAGAATACTCAAAGCGTTTGTGTGCTCgaggctgctggagggttgCATCCTGTCGTCATTGCTTGTTCTTACTAACCTGCTCACTTTCACTAGGAGACAGGACAGCAAACATAGTCAAGTCATGACAGAGTTGGGGACTGGTTATCAACAGGGACCTGGTAACTCCTGGTTGTGTTTCTCTGGCAGCTCCTTCAGGTTGCTCCTTGAAATGTCACAGAGCCCCAAGGCACAGTGTGTGCTCCTTCACAGGAAGCATCTGGCTGTGCCTTGTGTAAGGAGCTGTGTCAGGAGctatttttacatatatatgaGGGAATTCATTTGGGAGTCTATCTCCAGCTCTATCAGAGAGATGTTTCTCAGCAGCTTGGCCCATGGGTATGCATAAAAACCTTGTTGCCTTATCAGGAGCAGTAGTACCACTGGCAGCACAGTAATCTTCCAGGCTGCTTCAGCATCATACAGTTTAACAATTTCTGTCTTTATTTAAGCCCAAGCATGGCTATAGTGCAGGCCTGGTTTAGTAAGACTGTTTTGCAAGGGAAACTCAGTAACAGAACAGTTCTCCGTGTAGTCATAACCTGGgcaagaaaaatctgttttctctttcaatCAAGCATTGTCTTTGTCAGTTGTCTTATCCATGTCAGTGGGGGTCTGTCCTCAGTGCCACAGGGCCTGCACCAGGTACAGGACCCTGGGCTAGCACAGCTGAGGAGATGCAATAGCAGCAGCTCTTATGCAGCTCCTGAGCACACACCAGCTGAGGTGCCCCGTAGCAACCACTTCATGGCCCATAATGGTACCGTttggcctggctgtgtttctctTTAGAGATGGTGTATTTTAGTGCTCTCTGCCTTGGTCTTGTCCAGGGATATTCCTAACTTCTGTACTGCTGGGGAAGAAGTGGGAGACCCCCAGCAAGCCAAAGGGACATAGTAGCCCATTTCACAGAACTCCACTTTTATCTTGTAACAGGATTAGTGACTTAGTCTGTCTGAAGTTAATCCTTTAAATGTGTTAACTCCAAACAAATGAGTTCCCTGCACTGGCCTAGGGTATAATTAGGCTTTCTATAAACTTGGAGCACTTCTGTCAGAAACAGTCAGGAACCCTTTGTGGCATTTGCACATCAATTCGTTCATTGGCGTCAAAAGTCAGCTGTTCTGATCCTGCCTGTAGAGGGAGGAGCTCTGTAGGTGCCCAGTAACTCCCTGTTACAGTTCTGCCTCTGTTTACTGACAGGGTACCTGCCCGTCAAGATGGCAGCATCAAACCTGGAGAACCAGCTGCAGAGTGCCCAGAAGAACCTGCTGTTCCTGCAGCGAGAGCATGCCAGCACGCTCAAGGGCCTGCACGCCGAGATCCGACGCCTGCAGCAACACTGCACAGGTACCTGGCAGATGGTGCTTGATTCTTTCACCAGGAATGGAGCCAAGGGTTCCTGCTTCAGCCCTGAAACCACAGCAAGCAACCCCTGCACCAGGGTGTGCTTAGGGGCATTAGGTGTAGCAAGGGCACAACTGTCTGATCGTTAAGCAAAGGGGGTTTTAATTAGTTCCAGTTGTTTCACAAATTGGATAATTTGCAGTTAactcttgctgcttctggtggGGGGAAGAGTTAGTTATTGAAGTGTGCCAACATGCTCACCAGGGGAATGTGGAGTGGATGATGGTGTtctaacaaaattaaattacttttttcctcAGATTTAACCTATGAACTGACTGTAAAGAGTTCAGACCTATCAGGTAAGGAATACAGTGGTCTTCTTCTAACATTAACACGAAACTCCCTCACCTTCATTACTTTTTCCTCTGTTACAAGTAGGTGAGAACACTTTGCACTCAGGATGTTGACTTTATAAATTTGAAAGCTGTAAGAGCAGTTTTCTACTTGCCAGACTCACTGTTACTTATGAAGTTAATGTAACGGTGTGGGAAAGGACATGTACTGCAGATAAGAGAACATGGGCAAATTTAGTGTCAGCACTATGGAATTGTGGGGAATGGCACCAGCTCATCATTTCTGTAAAAACTGTCTGAGGCACTTGCAACAGTATTATTGTGTCTCTGGGATTTCTCTCATGGCTTTGAGATGGCAAAAGGAACCTTTTTACGCTGTTTTACTTGGTGGCTATTGTTAACTTGAagcacttctgcttttcctgttctTCTAGAAAGCAGTAGCTCAAGAAGTGAAGAACTCAGAAGAAAGTGTGAAGATCTTGAAGCTCAGCTGAAAGCCAAAGAGGCTGAAAATAATGAGTTATTGAAAGAACTTGAACAAAAGAACGCAATGATAATGGTGCTGGAAAACACtattaaagaaagagaaaagaagtatTTGGAAGAGTTAAAATCAAAAAGCCATAAGCTCAACATGTTGTCGAGTGAACTAGAGCAGAGAGCAAGCACTATTGCTTATTTAACTTCTCAGCTGCATGCTACCAAGAAGAAGCTGATGAGCTCAAGCGGGACTTCAGAGGGGACCCCTTCTGGCAGTCCTGTGTTGTCCAACTATAAGCCATCTCCTCCCAAAGACAAACTGCCGGAGACACCACGGCGTAGAATGAAGAAGAGCCTGTCAACACCGCTCAACCCTGAGTTTGAAGAGGCCTACAGAATAGGGTCAGATAGccggaagctgctgctgagagagcCTGTGGATGCCATGCCTGATCCCACCCCATTTCTGCTGGCCAGGGAAACAGCAGAGGTTCACCTTAT harbors:
- the CCDC92 gene encoding coiled-coil domain-containing protein 92, with protein sequence MAASNLENQLQSAQKNLLFLQREHASTLKGLHAEIRRLQQHCTDLTYELTVKSSDLSESSSSRSEELRRKCEDLEAQLKAKEAENNELLKELEQKNAMIMVLENTIKEREKKYLEELKSKSHKLNMLSSELEQRASTIAYLTSQLHATKKKLMSSSGTSEGTPSGSPVLSNYKPSPPKDKLPETPRRRMKKSLSTPLNPEFEEAYRIGSDSRKLLLREPVDAMPDPTPFLLARETAEVHLIKERPLVIPPIASDRASGESQSPAREKPHKAHIGVAHRIHHVVPSQPQPEVETLAVDQVHGSKVVRKHSGTDRTV